AGCCGTACACTCAACAGGGTAGCAAGGAAGGAAGGGCTTTAGTTATTGGCTGCTTCCTGTTTCGGATAACCAATCGGCGTGCCACACAGCATGGCCAGCACGAATATGGTGCCCTGGCTGCCATTCGGGATAGCGGTTAATTGTGCATGCATCATGGTAGCAAAGGCTTTGCATAGGGTTAGTCCGAGCCCCATTCCTTTTTCACTATTGGTGCCGGCAGTGCTGCGACCTGGTTGGATACCTGTGTTGCTATTGAACATTTGCAACTGTTTTTCTTCCAGTCCCACGCCTGTATCAGCTATATATATCTTTATATGTTGGGCGCTCTGTTCAATGCTGACAGCGATTCGTCCTCCGTCCCTGGTAAATTTTATGGCATTGTTCAGGAGGTTCCTGACGATCAATGACAGCATATTCATATCTCCATAGGCCATGACGCCGGCTTCCTGCGTAAAGGAGAGATCGAGGTTTTTCAGGGCGGCATCTCTGCCGGCAGAAGCTACCAGTTCCTGTACGATAGGGCCTGGCTGAAATATTTTCAGGTCGGGCCTGAACCCTTGCATCTGGCTATAGGCCCAGTTTAGCAGGTTTTCCATCATAGAGGAGGTATGACCTAAAGTCTGGCTCAGACTAAGGGTATATGCCTTTAGTTTTTCCTCGGGGAGGTTTCCATGTTCCAGTAGCCTGGTAAAGGATATCAGGGAATTCACAGGCGCCCGCATGTCGTGGCTGACAATTCCCAGGATCCGGTCTTTGACCTTCCCTAATTCTTCCAGTGCTGCTTTTTGAGATAGCACGAGGAGGTTCAGCTGTTTCGTTTTTTGCTGTGCACGATAAACCAGCAGCGCGGCGCCAGATAATGCCAGGGTCAATATACCGAGGAATATGGCGAGGTTGCGGTTCAGCCGGGTCTTGTTTTCTTCTTTCAGAATTTTTTCATCGCTGGATTTTTTGTCCAGGCGGGCGTTTAGGCGTTGACGTTCGAGTTCACCTGCCTGCTGCAATTTTTCTTTTTCCAATGATGCCTGTCGCTGGAGGAAAGCCAGTTTTTCAATCCTGATTTCATTTTCTTTTAATTCCAGTTCCTGCTTTTGTTCCCGGGCTTCGAGGGTTCGCTTTTGCAGGGCGAGGTTCATCAACTGTTGTTTATTTTTATAATCATTCTCTTTAATAAGAAAATCCAGCTGCAGGCGTTTACGGGTAATTTCCTTTTCTTTTTCTGCATTGAAAACCTGGTCGCGGAAACTGATATAGGCTTTAAAATGTTCCAGCGCTTTTATGAAATGCTGCTGTTTTTCTGCGAGGCTACTCAGTGCCAGGTTGGCATCCCGCTGCAATAGGGGGAAATTATGTTCAGTTCCTATCTTTAGGGCTTCCTGTAACAGGGGAGAGGCCTCATTGTATTGCTGATGGGCGATATAGAAGTCGGCCAGCGACAGCAGGTCGGTGGCATAATCCTGTCTGTTGGTAATCAGTTTATCGTAGACAATGGCCTGTTGGAGGGCTTCCAGTGTTTCGGCGGGCATACCATTTCTATTAAATAACATGGAACGGGTCCGGTAAATATTCGACATCAATGGTGGATCGCCTATGGGACTGGCTAGTTCCAGTGACCTACTCAGGTAGTCCCTTGCCTGCTGG
This window of the Chitinophaga sp. Cy-1792 genome carries:
- a CDS encoding tetratricopeptide repeat-containing sensor histidine kinase gives rise to the protein MSNQQLRLFYFIILLFISQKGFPQQRHQRTIDSLLLADRQFPTDDRARVERYEQLLRFYGKLGREDMAEAYANKAIRLAEQLKLHNAIGDTYYHLGFFYQSHGNFIKAEEIYNKGIRKARETGYKQLYGDIYYNMGAMYASWPDYNKALNANLEAVAVYHELGDTLDVAGCYENIAACYKQLEQYKTAISYLEQAARIFRHSQGEEYGLALCYADLGANYCLANENELGITKEKKYQQARDYLSRSLELASPIGDPPLMSNIYRTRSMLFNRNGMPAETLEALQQAIVYDKLITNRQDYATDLLSLADFYIAHQQYNEASPLLQEALKIGTEHNFPLLQRDANLALSSLAEKQQHFIKALEHFKAYISFRDQVFNAEKEKEITRKRLQLDFLIKENDYKNKQQLMNLALQKRTLEAREQKQELELKENEIRIEKLAFLQRQASLEKEKLQQAGELERQRLNARLDKKSSDEKILKEENKTRLNRNLAIFLGILTLALSGAALLVYRAQQKTKQLNLLVLSQKAALEELGKVKDRILGIVSHDMRAPVNSLISFTRLLEHGNLPEEKLKAYTLSLSQTLGHTSSMMENLLNWAYSQMQGFRPDLKIFQPGPIVQELVASAGRDAALKNLDLSFTQEAGVMAYGDMNMLSLIVRNLLNNAIKFTRDGGRIAVSIEQSAQHIKIYIADTGVGLEEKQLQMFNSNTGIQPGRSTAGTNSEKGMGLGLTLCKAFATMMHAQLTAIPNGSQGTIFVLAMLCGTPIGYPKQEAANN